From Mucilaginibacter rubeus, a single genomic window includes:
- a CDS encoding radical SAM/SPASM domain-containing protein, which produces MQMTGQSLYHTFQRFRTLQTHRIAALPIVILMPHSACNCRCVMCDIWKDNKNLKQLTEADVTDLLGALRKFGTKQVLMSGGEALLNTNFFRLCEILHAEKIKVTLLSTGLSIKKNADNILKWVDDLIVSLDGDELLHDAIRNVSGAFNKLREGVEYIKSIEPKYRITARTVIHRLNYRNWPAIIEAARQMGIDQVSFLPADVSSHAFNRQTAWAEPRQHEILPTENELAEFQEITNQVLANKADFTNRFIAESPAKIQDIYGYYAAFYGHNAFPFKKCNAPWVSAVIEADGEVRPCFFHEAIGNIRDNKLEDILNSNEAINFRKTLDMANNPTCVKCVCSLNLSPLARLD; this is translated from the coding sequence ATGCAGATGACTGGCCAATCGTTATATCATACCTTTCAGCGTTTTCGTACACTGCAAACGCACCGCATAGCCGCGTTGCCCATCGTAATACTGATGCCGCACAGCGCCTGTAACTGCCGTTGTGTAATGTGCGATATCTGGAAAGATAATAAAAACCTGAAACAGCTTACCGAAGCCGATGTAACCGACTTGCTTGGTGCCTTGAGGAAATTTGGTACTAAACAAGTGCTGATGTCGGGAGGAGAGGCTTTGCTGAATACCAATTTTTTCAGGCTATGTGAAATCTTGCACGCCGAAAAGATCAAGGTCACGCTACTATCAACCGGCCTGTCTATTAAAAAAAACGCAGACAATATCTTAAAGTGGGTTGATGATCTCATTGTTTCTTTAGATGGCGATGAGCTTTTGCACGATGCCATTCGCAACGTCTCCGGCGCGTTTAATAAGCTGCGGGAAGGGGTGGAATATATCAAATCTATCGAGCCAAAATATCGCATTACAGCGCGTACGGTGATCCACCGGTTAAATTACAGGAACTGGCCCGCTATTATTGAAGCTGCAAGGCAAATGGGTATTGACCAGGTTAGTTTTTTACCTGCCGATGTGAGCAGTCATGCCTTTAACCGTCAAACCGCCTGGGCCGAACCCCGGCAGCATGAAATCTTACCTACGGAAAATGAACTCGCCGAGTTTCAGGAAATAACGAATCAGGTACTTGCAAACAAAGCTGATTTTACCAACAGGTTCATTGCCGAGTCGCCGGCTAAGATCCAGGATATTTATGGCTATTACGCGGCTTTTTACGGCCATAATGCGTTCCCGTTTAAAAAGTGCAATGCGCCTTGGGTATCTGCAGTTATTGAGGCCGACGGCGAAGTGCGCCCCTGCTTTTTTCATGAGGCGATAGGCAACATCAGGGATAATAAGTTGGAGGATATTTTGAATAGTAACGAAGCGATCAACTTTCGTAAAACACTGGATATGGCTAATAATCCTACCTGTGTTAAATGCGTGTGCTCGCTTAATTTATCGCCTTTGGCGAGGTTGGATTAG
- a CDS encoding B12-binding domain-containing radical SAM protein, giving the protein MNNILFTHSYFLRFDPKQWGIGQPYAPLGTIYAAALMRERGYNVSLFDTMFVSNPDEVIPAIELSKPSFFVIYDDGFNYLTKMCLTNMREAAFRMAKLAKERGCTVIVSSSDSTDRYAAYLAEGADFVILGEAEQTLIELTEHIKGGNTDHFGIKGLAYMNGSEIIKTPGRSVMKELDSLPMPAWDLVNMDTYREMWLKNAGYFSINVVTTRGCPFKCNWCAKPIYGNRYNSHSPQYIVNEIKMLKERYGMDHIWFCDDIFGLKPGWVQEFAKLLGQEGIKIRFKIQSRADLLVEEEAVQALAAAGCENVWIGAESGSQKVLDAMDKGITIDQIHTATHLMKAHGIKPSFFIQFGYPEETRDDITLTIDMINQLLPYEIGISVSYPLPGTGFYERVKAELKKKTNWTDSDEMALMFKNTYPAYYYKQLHKYVHRNYHKHLAQNSLQKLLKDPFAISANGIKKALSVFYYAPLTYLEKLKLEKFEKAI; this is encoded by the coding sequence ATGAACAATATACTGTTTACACATTCTTACTTTTTACGGTTTGATCCCAAGCAATGGGGTATAGGGCAGCCTTATGCACCGCTGGGAACCATATATGCTGCTGCTTTAATGCGCGAACGAGGTTATAACGTAAGCCTGTTTGATACCATGTTTGTGAGCAACCCCGATGAGGTAATACCGGCCATTGAACTGAGTAAACCCAGTTTTTTTGTGATTTATGACGATGGGTTCAATTACCTCACCAAAATGTGCCTGACCAACATGCGCGAGGCTGCTTTTAGAATGGCAAAGCTGGCAAAGGAAAGAGGATGCACGGTAATTGTTTCAAGTTCCGATTCGACCGATAGGTACGCGGCCTATCTTGCAGAGGGGGCTGATTTTGTTATCCTGGGCGAGGCGGAACAAACGCTAATTGAACTTACAGAGCATATTAAAGGCGGCAATACCGATCATTTCGGTATTAAAGGCTTAGCCTACATGAACGGCAGTGAAATCATTAAGACTCCCGGCCGTTCAGTAATGAAGGAGTTGGACAGCTTACCAATGCCCGCCTGGGATTTGGTAAACATGGATACTTACCGCGAGATGTGGTTAAAAAATGCCGGCTATTTTTCAATTAATGTGGTGACCACCCGTGGCTGCCCTTTCAAGTGTAACTGGTGTGCTAAACCTATCTATGGCAACAGATATAATTCGCATAGTCCTCAGTATATTGTGAACGAGATTAAAATGCTGAAGGAAAGGTATGGCATGGATCATATCTGGTTTTGCGATGATATTTTCGGACTGAAACCCGGTTGGGTGCAGGAGTTTGCCAAACTGTTGGGGCAGGAAGGAATTAAAATCCGCTTCAAGATCCAGTCGCGGGCCGATTTGCTGGTTGAAGAGGAAGCTGTGCAAGCACTGGCCGCTGCCGGTTGCGAGAACGTATGGATAGGGGCCGAAAGCGGATCGCAAAAAGTACTCGATGCTATGGATAAGGGCATTACCATCGATCAGATCCATACCGCCACGCACCTCATGAAAGCGCATGGCATCAAGCCCTCGTTTTTTATCCAGTTTGGTTATCCGGAAGAAACGCGCGACGATATTACGCTGACCATAGATATGATCAATCAATTGCTACCGTATGAGATAGGTATATCGGTATCATATCCCTTACCTGGTACCGGTTTTTATGAGCGAGTGAAAGCTGAGCTGAAAAAGAAAACCAACTGGACAGATTCTGACGAGATGGCTTTGATGTTTAAGAACACTTACCCTGCTTATTACTACAAGCAACTGCATAAATACGTACACCGTAACTATCACAAACATTTGGCTCAAAACAGCCTGCAAAAGCTGCTGAAAGATCCGTTCGCGATTTCGGCAAACGGTATAAAGAAAGCGTTATCGGTATTTTATTACGCCCCGCTTACTTACCTTGAAAAGCTAAAGCTGGAGAAATTTGAAAAAGCGATATGA
- a CDS encoding class I SAM-dependent methyltransferase → MTGTATHVNEQFAEAAFSNQSVIFDELYSGDTIIGYKRKRVRDHILQYLKPGGSILELNSGTGEDALFFAKKGFKVHATDISKGMQQQLQEKVLKHGVQHLVSNELCSYTQLKQLDNKGPYDLIFSNFAGLNCTGELDKVLGSFAELLNPGGMVTLVILPRFCLWETLLVFKGKFKTAFRRFFSSKGRKAHVEGVYFDCFYYNPSYIKNRLKRDFEVLDVEGLCTIVPPSYIEGFAEKHPRAYKILTAWEDRLKTTWPFKYIGDYYIISLRKK, encoded by the coding sequence ATGACCGGAACTGCAACACATGTAAATGAACAATTTGCCGAGGCGGCGTTCAGTAACCAGTCGGTAATTTTTGATGAGCTGTATTCTGGGGATACCATCATTGGCTACAAACGCAAGCGGGTACGCGACCATATTCTGCAGTATCTTAAGCCCGGAGGCAGTATCCTGGAACTGAATAGCGGTACCGGCGAAGATGCCCTGTTTTTTGCAAAAAAAGGTTTTAAGGTTCATGCTACCGATATTTCAAAAGGGATGCAGCAGCAATTGCAGGAAAAGGTATTAAAGCATGGTGTACAACATTTGGTAAGTAATGAACTTTGCTCATATACCCAGCTCAAACAGCTTGATAATAAAGGCCCTTATGATCTGATCTTCTCCAACTTTGCAGGCCTCAATTGTACCGGCGAACTGGATAAAGTGCTCGGTTCATTTGCAGAACTGCTAAATCCGGGTGGTATGGTCACTCTTGTAATATTGCCCAGGTTTTGCCTTTGGGAAACTCTGCTGGTATTTAAAGGGAAGTTCAAAACTGCTTTCCGTCGTTTTTTTAGCAGCAAAGGCCGTAAGGCGCATGTTGAAGGTGTGTATTTTGATTGTTTCTACTACAATCCGTCATACATCAAAAATCGCTTAAAACGGGATTTTGAAGTATTAGATGTTGAGGGACTCTGTACTATAGTGCCTCCTTCATATATCGAAGGCTTTGCCGAAAAGCATCCACGTGCTTATAAAATATTGACAGCCTGGGAAGACAGGCTGAAAACCACCTGGCCATTTAAGTATATCGGGGATTATTATATTATTTCGTTGAGGAAGAAGTGA